DNA sequence from the Brachybacterium avium genome:
CCGGCTCCCTGCCGGCCGATCCCGAAGAAGGAATGATGAGCCAGACACCGCAGTCCCACGATCCGTTCGGCACCGATCCCGGCACTCCCGGCACTCCCGGAGCCCCGCAGCCGCAGCAGGGCGCACCGAGCTCCGACCCGAGCCTGCACCCGCACGATCCCTACGCCTACGACGCCGATGCCACGCGCACCAATCCCCTGGACATCGACGCCGTCCCGGCGCAGCAGCCGGCCGCAGGCGGACAGGACCAGTACGCCGCTGCGGGCCCCGCCCCCTACGCCGCACCGGCCCAGCAGGCACCGCTCGGCGCCGCGCCGACGGCCGAGGGTGAGAGCGTGCCGCCGGCAGGCACCCCGGGTGTCTACGAGGGCCCGCTGACCGGGCAGGCCGTCAGTCGTTCGGACTCGCGGCTGTGGGCGACCATCGCCCAGGCCGCGGTCGCGGTCGGGCACGTGATCAGCTGGGGCTTCCTCGGCTGGGTGGGCCCGCTGGTCGTCTACCTGATGTACAAGGACCGCGACCGCTTCGTGCGTTTCCATTCTGCCGAGGCCCTCAACGGCGCGATCGCCGTGTTCGCCGCCCAGGTCGTCCTCACCATCGTGATCACGATCGTGGCTGTCTTCACCCTCGGCATCGGCACGATCCTGTATCCGCTGGTCGGACTGCCGGCTCTGCTGCAGCTGGTGTTCTCGATCATCGGTGCGATCAAGGCCAATCAGGGCGAGTACTGGAGCTATCCCTTCAACCTCCGCCTGGTGAAGTGACCGTCGCGGCCTCGGCCGCCCGCTGAGCAGCTCAGCGCTCGAGAGCCCCTGGGATCGCCGAGATCCCGGGGGCTCTCGTCATGCCGTCAGCTCGCGACCTGCCTCACGCGGTCAGGGCACCAGGTCGCGGATCACCGCGTCGGCGAGCAGCCGCCCGCTGCGGGTCAGCACCGCCCGTCCGTCCGCGAGTGCGGCGGGCTCGAGGTGCCCGCGGTCGCGGTGCACGGCGAGCATCGGCCGACGCTCCTGCGGGATCACCTCGATATCGAGCCCGTCGGCGATCCGCAGCTCGAGCATGATCCGCTCGACCAGCCGGTCCTCGTCGGCGACCTGCTCGGAGTCCGCCACCGGCATCTCGCCGGAGGCGAGCATCCGGGCGTAGCGGCTGGGGTGCTTCACGTTCCAGGCGCGCAGCCCGTCGCGGTGGCGATGCGCGCCCGGCCCGATCCCCCACCAGTCGGTGCCGCGCCAGTAGGCGAGGTTGTGGCGGGAGCGCTGCGCGGGGGTGCGGGCCCAGTTGGAGACCTCGTACCAGGACAGGCCGTCGGCGCTCGCGAGGTCGTCGACCAGCTCGTACTTGTCGGCCATGTCGTCGGGGTCGGGTGCCTCGAGCTCGCCGCGGCGCAGCTGGCGGGCCATCGCGGTATTGCCTTCGATGATCAGCGAGTACGCGGACATGTGGTCGACTCCGCAGGCCAGCGCCGACCTCACGGAGGTCTCGACGTCGGCGATCGTCTCGCCCGGGGTGCCGTAGATGAGGTCGAGGCTGACATCGAGCCCGGCCTCGCGCGCCCACGCCACGGCCTGCGGCACCTTCTCGGGATCGTGGGTGCGGTCCAGGGTGGCGAGGACCGAGGGGACCGCGGACTGCATGCCGAAGGAGACGCGGGTGACGCCGCCGGCCGCGAGCCGCGACAGGGAGGCGCGGGTGACCGAGTCCGGATTCGCCTCGGTGGTGACCTCGGCGTCGTCCGCGAGCGGCAGCAGGGCGCGCAGATGCTCGAGCATCGCGACGAGGTCGTCCGCGGGCAGCAGCGTCGGGGTGCCGCCGCCGAAGAAGACGGTCGAGACCTGTGTGTAGTCGTAGCCCGCCGCGCGGTCGGCGGCGAGGGTCAGGTCCATCTCGGCCATGGCGTTGTGCGCGTACTCGGCCTGGGAACCACCGCCGCCGAGCTCCGTGGCGGTATAGGTGTTGAAGTCGCAGTACCCGCAGCGCACGGCGCAGAAGGGGACGTGGATGTAGACGGACAGGTCCCCGCCTGCGGGGCTCACCGGGCTCACAGCCCCATCCCCAGTCCCAGCCCGCGCCCGGTGGAGCGCAGCGCAGCGGGGAACTCCACCCGTTCACCGGCCCGGGACAGCGCCGTCAGCGCGGACTGCGCCAGCGAGTCATAGAGCACGGTGCCGGTCTCCTCCGCCCAGTCGAGCAGGGCGCGGGCCTGCTCTGCGGTCAGCCCGCGGAAGGCATCACCGATGGTCACGCCGTGGGCGGGACGTGCGAGGACCTCGATCTCCTCACCGGCGACGACCTCTCCCTCGGCGAGGACGCGGAAGTAGGCGCCGCAGCGGCCCCGGGCGGTGAAGGTGCGGCCCCAGCGCCGGTCCCCCATCCGCGCCGCGAAGGTGCCGCACGGATTGCGGGGACAGGTGGCCTCGATCTCGGCCCCGCCGATCCGCCAGCGTTCCCCGATCACCGTCTCGTCCGTGTCCTGGCCGAGCGTCACCAGGTTCTCGCCGAAGAAGCCATCCGGCAGCTCCTGGCCCGCCAGGCCCACGAACGCTTCGCGGACCTCGCGGGAGAAGGCGTAGACGGCCTTGAAGATCCCGCCGTGATGTTCACGGTCCCCCTGGACGTCACCGAGCACGCCATGGGTGAGCAGGCGCACCGGCCCGGGAACCGGTCGCTTGTCGATCCCGCTCATCAGGCCGCTGGCCGCGACCGGGAACAGCTCGGCGACGGTGCACACCGCGGCGATCCGTCCCGTGGCCGTGGGGTCGAACTCCACCTCGAGGGGGCTGGGTGCGGTGGTCATCTCGGGGCTCCTCCCGCGGCGCCGGGTCGTCGCCCGGGCGTCACTTCTTCTTGCTGTCCTTGGGCATGTCGCCCTCGTCGGAGGAGAGCGCGGCGATGAAGGCTTCCTGCGGGACCTCGACGGATCCGATGTTCTTCATGCGCTTCTTGCCCTCCTTCTGCTTCTCGAGCAGCTTGCGCTTGCGGGAGATGTCGCCGCCGTAGCACTTGGACAGCACGTCCTTGCGCATCGCGCGGATGTTCTCGCGGGCGATGATGCGGGCGCCGATGGCGGCCTGGATCGGCACCTCGAACTGTTGGCGCGGGATGAGCTTCTTGAGCTTCCCCGCCATCTCGACGCCGTAGTTGTACGCCCGGTCACGGTGCACGATGGCGCTGAACGCGTCGACGGGCTCGCCCTGCAGCAGCATGTCGACCTTGACCAGATCAGCGACCTGGGAGCCGGAGACGTCGTAGTCCAGGGAGGCGTAGCCGCGGGTCTTGGACTTCAGCTGGTCGAAGAAGTCGAAGACGATCTCGGCCAGCGGCAGGGTGTAGCGCAGCTCGACCCGGTCCTCGCTGAGGTAGTCCATCCCGCCGAGACTGCCGCGCTTGGACTGGCACAGCTCCATGACGGCGCCGATGAACTCGCTGGGCACCAGGATGGTGGCCTTGGTGATCGGTTCGGTGATGGACTCGACCTTGCCGACCGGGAAGTCGGAGGGGTTCATCACCTCGACCTCGGTGCCGTCCTCCATCGTCACCTGGTAGACGACGCTCGGGGCGGTGGAGATCAGTTCGAGGTTGAACTCGCGCTCCAGCCGTTCGCGGACGATCTCCAGGTGCAGCAGGCCGAGGAAGCCGACGCGGAACCCGAAGCCGAGGGCGGTGGAGGTCTCGGGCTCGTAGTTCAGGGAGGCGTCGTTGAGCTTGAGCTTGTCCAGCGCGTCGCGCAGCACCGGGTAGTCGGAGCCGTCGATCGGGAACAGCCCGGAGTAGACCATCGGCTTGGGCTCCGAATAGCCGGCCAGGGGCTGCTGGGCGCCGCGGATCGAGGTGGTGATGGTGTCGCCGACCTTGGACTGGCGCACGTCCTTCACCCCGGTGATCAGGTAGCCCACCTCGCCGGGGCCGATGCCCGGGGTGGGGTGCGGTTCCGGGGAGCTGACCCCGATCTCGAGCAGCTCGTGGTGCGCGCCGGTGGACATCATGTCGATGCGGTCGCGGGATTTCAGGGAGCCGTCGAACACGCGGATATAGGTGACCACGCCGCGGTAGGTGTCGTAGACGGAGTCGAAGATCATCGCGCGGCACGGGGCCTCGGCCTCACCGTGCGGGGCGGGCA
Encoded proteins:
- a CDS encoding MOSC domain-containing protein, which produces MTTAPSPLEVEFDPTATGRIAAVCTVAELFPVAASGLMSGIDKRPVPGPVRLLTHGVLGDVQGDREHHGGIFKAVYAFSREVREAFVGLAGQELPDGFFGENLVTLGQDTDETVIGERWRIGGAEIEATCPRNPCGTFAARMGDRRWGRTFTARGRCGAYFRVLAEGEVVAGEEIEVLARPAHGVTIGDAFRGLTAEQARALLDWAEETGTVLYDSLAQSALTALSRAGERVEFPAALRSTGRGLGLGMGL
- a CDS encoding DUF4870 domain-containing protein, with the translated sequence MSQTPQSHDPFGTDPGTPGTPGAPQPQQGAPSSDPSLHPHDPYAYDADATRTNPLDIDAVPAQQPAAGGQDQYAAAGPAPYAAPAQQAPLGAAPTAEGESVPPAGTPGVYEGPLTGQAVSRSDSRLWATIAQAAVAVGHVISWGFLGWVGPLVVYLMYKDRDRFVRFHSAEALNGAIAVFAAQVVLTIVITIVAVFTLGIGTILYPLVGLPALLQLVFSIIGAIKANQGEYWSYPFNLRLVK
- the lepA gene encoding translation elongation factor 4; the encoded protein is MPVSPRIAVDEARDILPASTPQERLRNFCIIAHIDHGKSTLADRMLQITGIVEERAMRAQYLDRMDIERERGITVKSQAVRMPWQVDGVNYALNMIDTPGHVDFTYEVSRSLAACEGAILLVDAAQGIEAQTLANLYLAMEHDLTIIPVLNKIDLPGAEPEKYAAEIGQLVGVDPDDVLRVSGKTGVGVPELLDHVVQTLPAPHGEAEAPCRAMIFDSVYDTYRGVVTYIRVFDGSLKSRDRIDMMSTGAHHELLEIGVSSPEPHPTPGIGPGEVGYLITGVKDVRQSKVGDTITTSIRGAQQPLAGYSEPKPMVYSGLFPIDGSDYPVLRDALDKLKLNDASLNYEPETSTALGFGFRVGFLGLLHLEIVRERLEREFNLELISTAPSVVYQVTMEDGTEVEVMNPSDFPVGKVESITEPITKATILVPSEFIGAVMELCQSKRGSLGGMDYLSEDRVELRYTLPLAEIVFDFFDQLKSKTRGYASLDYDVSGSQVADLVKVDMLLQGEPVDAFSAIVHRDRAYNYGVEMAGKLKKLIPRQQFEVPIQAAIGARIIARENIRAMRKDVLSKCYGGDISRKRKLLEKQKEGKKRMKNIGSVEVPQEAFIAALSSDEGDMPKDSKKK
- the hemW gene encoding radical SAM family heme chaperone HemW produces the protein MSPVSPAGGDLSVYIHVPFCAVRCGYCDFNTYTATELGGGGSQAEYAHNAMAEMDLTLAADRAAGYDYTQVSTVFFGGGTPTLLPADDLVAMLEHLRALLPLADDAEVTTEANPDSVTRASLSRLAAGGVTRVSFGMQSAVPSVLATLDRTHDPEKVPQAVAWAREAGLDVSLDLIYGTPGETIADVETSVRSALACGVDHMSAYSLIIEGNTAMARQLRRGELEAPDPDDMADKYELVDDLASADGLSWYEVSNWARTPAQRSRHNLAYWRGTDWWGIGPGAHRHRDGLRAWNVKHPSRYARMLASGEMPVADSEQVADEDRLVERIMLELRIADGLDIEVIPQERRPMLAVHRDRGHLEPAALADGRAVLTRSGRLLADAVIRDLVP